The following are encoded together in the Danaus plexippus chromosome 15, MEX_DaPlex, whole genome shotgun sequence genome:
- the LOC116766262 gene encoding T-complex protein 1 subunit beta, with translation MVSLNPVRILKNEAEEEKAEVARMSSFIGAIAIGDLVKSTLGPKGMDKILVSYGRNAGQVEVTNDGATILKSVGVDNPAAKILVDMSKVQDDEVGDGTTSVTVLAAELLREAEKLVEQKLHPQTVIAGWRIAVEAARQALAEASFDHEKSMNEAALRADLENIARTTLSSKILSNHKEHFTKLAVDAVLRLKGSGNLKAIQIIKISGGLLEESFLDEGFLLNKKVGVHQPKKIENANILIANTPMDTDKIKVFGSTIKVDSMAKIAELEVAEKEKMKDKVNKILNHKCNVFINRQLIYNYPEQLFADAGVMAIEHADFDGIERLALVTGGEIVSTFDSPEKVKLGHCKLIEQVLIGDECLIRFSGVELGSACTIVIRGATQQVIDEAERSLHDALCVLAATVKEPKVVYGGGASEMLMAEAVSRVAARTAGKEAAAAEAFAVALRRLPSAVADNAGYDSADLIARLRASHAQGENTMGLDMENGCIGDMKKLGITESYVVKRQVLLSASEAAEVILRVDNILKSAPRRRGPDRRPC, from the exons atg GTTTCACTCAATCCTGTAAGAATCTTGAAAAATGAAGCAGAAGAAGAGAAAGCCGAAGTTGCTCGGATGTCTAGTTTCATTGGAGCTATAGCTATAGGTGATTTAGTGAAAAGTACTCTTGGACCAAAAGGCatggataaaattttagtctcGTATGGAAGAAATGCAGGACAG GTTGAGGTTACAAATGATGGTGCTACTATACTTAAATCCGTGGGTGTTGACAATCCCGCGGCCAAAATTCTCGTTGATATGTCAAAAGTGCAGGATGATGAAGTTGGTGATGGCACTACATCAGTCACAGTTTTag ctGCTGAGTTACTTCGAGAAGCTGAAAAATTGGTCGAACAAAAACTGCATCCTCAGACAGTTATAGCCGGGTGGCGCATTGCTGTTGAAGCAGCTCGTCAAGCATTGGCTGAAGCTAGTTTTGATCATGAAAAAAGCATGAACGAAGCAGCATTAAGAGCAGACTTGGAAAATATTGCTCGTACCACTCTGAGCTCTAAAATTTTGTCTAATCACAAgga acATTTCACAAAATTAGCAGTAGATGCAGTTCTTCGTCTTAAGGGTTCTGGTAATCTCAAGGctatacagattataaaaatttctggAGGTTTATTGGAGGAATCATTTTTAGATGaaggatttttattaaataaaaag gtaGGAGTCCACCAACCCAAGAAAATTGAGAATGCGAATATATTGATAGCTAATACTCCTATGGACActgacaaaataaaagtttttggtTCAACTATAAAAGTAGACTCAATGGCTAAAATTGCCGAACTCGAAGTCGCTGAGAAAGAGAAAATGAAGGACAAAGTGAACAAGATTCTCAACCATAAatgcaatgtttttattaatag ACAGTTGATTTACAACTACCCTGAACAGCTGTTTGCCGATGCTGGAGTCATGGCTATTGAACATGCTGATTTTGATGGAATTGAGCGTCTTGCTTTAGTCACCGGCGGTGAGATAGTATCTACATTTGATTCACCTGAAAAAGTTAAACTGGGACATTGCAAACTTATTGAACAG GTCCTCATTGGTGATGAATGTTTAATACGTTTCTCTGGTGTGGAGCTGGGTTCAGCTTGTACCATCGTAATCCGAGGTGCAACCCAGCAAGTTATAGATGAGGCCGAGCGTTCCTTGCACGACGCGCTCTGTGTACTCGCTGCTACTGTCAAGGAACCTAAAGTCGTTTACGGCGGTG GTGCCAGTGAGATGCTAATGGCGGAGGCTGTGTCTCGTGTTGCTGCACGGACTGCCGGCAAGGAGGCGGCGGCCGCTGAAGCCTTCGCCGTAGCTCTACGGCGTCTACCTTCCGCCGTAGCAGACAACGCCGGCTACGACAGCGCAGATCTCATAGCTCGCCTCAGAGCTTCTCACGCACAGGGAGAGAATACTATGGGGCTTG ATATGGAGAATGGCTGCATCGGTGATATGAAGAAGTTGGGTATAACCGAGTCCTATGTGGTGAAGCGTCAAGTGTTGCTGTCAGCCAGTGAAGCTGCGGAGGTCATTCTACGTGTGGACAACATTCTAAAATCGGCACCCCGCAGGCGTGGGCCCGACCGCCGCCCCTGCTAA
- the LOC116766473 gene encoding FAST kinase domain-containing protein 5, mitochondrial produces the protein MNIMRTLSVTRKIKSRFSIKELNFMNTGNYKAIRTIQSTPKLYLKIFLETENKYAYNIMENNGYARKIDIDEDNLQYVPKEYFSNIMSKNFSTEDPHNIFNIFANLGVYCTENNLCISNEQFDNFIDNLTDNIKFASDDELRSLFFSLTKWPQTNSIRTRNFIEVWAALDDECFKRIHKWSYDEMLSFVSLFYMLNVIKYSDFCTKVLNKIATKCKNLKKSHVVQCLFFTGTIRRSPIDMHFLEVYVENHFTEFSTDELAVLAMGFFKSSTPIRSMTLISKIIDRIIENSKNIHEISLAALLKIIRYSIKIPIDNKLFDMLEHLQHECDRMSIMCNVQLALVGTSSLTLHENCLNQIAKRVIKSISETRIKDLERLVLTYGTFNYIPETEENFFGKVIEELRKPERNEEIMKYGRSFSACVAFLGLLQIFPVDLIKRVLSREFLNNTYGGNFYSYGREILTIHDIAKLFIEDEVSVLTDKQVIALAKKYTDYVPCETYQKQYNITERMFLDIKRVLQEDRGGKDYVTGFHVIPHHQRGDLILCNNSEGAPVSVKDVFYGKQFGLLHKAPSPNHWIVLIVAGRNSMIQNSNRASGPFNIKIKELNTLGYYANIVKWNTYSNLKTDKEKIIYLNNLIEEALKSKL, from the exons ATGAATATAATGCGgacattatctgtaacaagaaaaattaaaagtaggttttctataaaagaattaaatttcatgaatACTGGAAATTATAAGGCAATAAGAACAATTCAATCCACACCAAAATTATacttgaaaatattcttagaaactgaaaataaatatgcttataatataatggaaaATAATGGTTATGCAAGGAAAATAGACATTGATGAAGATAACTTACAATATGTGcctaaagaatatttttccaaCATAATGTCAAAGAATTTTAGTACAGAAGATCctcataacatttttaacatttttgcaAATCTAGGTGTGTACTGCACAGAAAATAATCTGTGTATTTCAAATGaacaatttgataattttatcgaCAATTTAActgacaatataaaatttgctaGTGATGATGAATTAAgatcattgtttttttctctTACAAAATGGCCCCAAACTAATTCAATAAGAACAAGGAATTTCATAGAAGTATGGGCTGCTTTGGAtgatgaatgttttaaaagaatacaCAAGTGGTCTTATGATGAAATGCTTtcgtttgtttctttattctatatgttaaatgtaataaagtaTAGTGATTTTTGTACGAaggttctaaataaaattgccaCTAAATGTAAAAATCTCAAAAAAAGCCATGTAGTTCagtgtttgttttttactGGAACAATAAGAAGATCCCCAATAGACATGCATTTCCTTGAAGTTTATGTGGAGAATCACTTTACAGAATTTAGTACAGATGAACTGGCGGTCCTTGCCATGGGGTTTTTTAAAAGCAGTACTCCGATTAGAAGTATGACATTAATATCTAAGATAATTGAtagaataattgaaaattctaAGAATATACATGAGATTTCACTTGCtgctttgttaaaaataataagatactCAATTAAAATACccattgataataaattatttgatatgttAGAACATTTACAGCATGAGTGTGACAGAATGTCCATTATGTGTAATGTTCAGTTAGCCTTAGTTGGAACTTCATCTTTAACTCTGCATGAGAATTGCCTCAATCAAATAGCTAAAAGGGTGATAAAATCAATTTCCGAAACAAGAATAAAAGATCTGGAAAGATTAGTTCTCACTTATGgaacttttaattacatacctgAAACTGAAGAGAATTTTTTTGGCAAAGTTATAGAAGAGTTACGGAAACCAGAAAGGAATGAAGAAATTATGAAGTATGGCCGGTCATTTTCTGCTTGTGTGGCATTTCTAGGGCTTTTACAAATATTCCCAGTGGATCTTATAAAAAGGGTTCTAAGCCGGGAATTCCTAAACAATACTTATGGTGGAAATTTTTATAGCTATGGAAGGGAGATTTTAACAATTCATGATATAGCCAAACTTTTTATAGAAGATGAAGTTAGCGTTTTGACTGACAAACAAGTGATAGCATTggctaaaaaatatacagactATGTGCCATGTGAAACATACCAAAAGCAGTATAATATAACTGAAAGAATGTTTTTAGACATCAAAAGAGTGTTACAGGAAGACCGAGGCGGAAAAGATTATGTTACTGGATTTCATGTTATTCCACATCATCAAAGAggag atttaattCTATGCAATAACAGCGAAGGTGCCCCTGTGTCAGTGAAAGATGTGTTCTATGGGAAACAGTTTGGTCTTCTTCATAAAGCACCGAGTCCCAATCATTGGATTGTTCTTATTGTGGCTGGCAGAAATTCTATGATTCAAAACTCCAACAGAGCAAGTGGTccattcaatataaaaataaaagaattgaatACACTGGGATATTATGCCAATATA GTAAAATGGAACACTTATAGCAACCTTAAAACtgacaaagaaaaaattatatatcttaataatttaattgaagaaGCATTAAAATCCaagttatga
- the LOC116766302 gene encoding uncharacterized protein LOC116766302 produces MYAASSTSTATSVSREMTAGATERRVRVVRLLRPRKAAPAFGFSLRGGREYATGFFISKVDLNSEAHLQGLKVGDQVVSVNGYRVDDAVHAELVHYITSQSRLKIKVRHVGMIPVKDKEHEALSWQFVSERASLASDVSSSPTLCHNTEHLTDLRLSILVPPRAKLGCGICKGPEWKPGIFVQFVREGGIAREAGLRPGDQIMSCNGHDFSNISFNEAISAMKASGRLELVVREGAGTELVSPESSGYNSSASSAAGERSPAPPVPLAPPAALRRRLASVAEEAADRADRLTMNRIKRRTWDCLDFDWKNNDIHNFDAPSDIEPDYDSPSIPNNPHTYESKSNIRSKSKTDIETTKIPSQMNRTIINLTEDGATIQCSYDNNNSRKGPFTTSQTNRENEKTIVVEVHHMNTVPCSKTVGNFGQTKKDVETDATSITSSATLSSAIADEIQRRKLNKKPDIEKEIKQVPVKKTSIPKAIDNDQKKHHDALMDEFKKVHRKMFANLEGKSEVNNSEKQTDNMDRQSTIPLRKIESVPAELLNKDKETPEKREKKAPPPPPPMPIENGHHNHNGELITNNHINDNMKSPEIMKVPNLRKVGSLTRIPTPDYNKSDSPVQLRVKTVKEENAEVESLESYKLKNPLNIQPKPPSHYFIKAPNGTATMKKHVRPVSVTIGEYVNNVGRKEPAKLDFLNGDKIDGHRAAHDEPITSRLQSELALTLSRSNLRKKTEALGDGGR; encoded by the exons ATGTACGCAGCATCTAGCACGTCTACAGCGACGTCAGTATCTCGCGAGATGACAGCCGGGGCGACGGAGAGGCGCGTACGAGTCGTCCGTCTACTGCGACCGCGCAAGGCCGCTCCGGCGTTTGGATTCTCATTGCGCGGCGGGCGGGAGTATGCGACTGGCTTCTTTATATCGAAAGTGGACCTCAATTCGGAGGCCCATCTCCAAGGGTTAAAG GTCGGCGACCAGGTGGTTAGCGTCAACGGCTATCGGGTGGATGACGCGGTGCATGCTGAGCTGGTTCATTACATCACTTCACAGTCTCggctcaaaattaaagttagac ATGTGGGGATGATTCCTGTTAAAGA TAAGGAGCACGAGGCTCTATCGTGGCAGTTCGTCTCTGAACGAGCGTCTTTGGCTTCAGATGTGTCCTCATCGCCGACTCTCTGCCATAACACAGAACATTTGACGGACTTGCGACTGTCAATACTTGTACCACCAAGAGCAAAGCTTGGCTGCGG TATATGTAAAGGACCGGAATGGAAACCAGGAATTTTTGTTCAATTTGTTAGAGAAGGCGGTATCGCGCGAGAAGCCGGTTTACGGCCCGGTGACCAGATTATGTCCTGTAATGGCCATGATTTCTCGAACATATCTTTCAACGAG GCCATATCAGCGATGAAAGCAAGCGGTCGACTCGAGCTGGTAGTGCGTGAAGGCGCTGGTACAGAGCTGGTTTCGCCTGAAAGCTCCGGATATAATAGCTCTGCGTCATCCGCTGCTGGTGAGAGGAGCCCTGCGCCACCAGTGCCACTAGCGCCGCCAGCAGCTCTGAGAAGACGACTCGCCAGCGTCGCCGAGGAAGCTGCTGATAGAGCCGATAG GCTAACAATGAATCGAATTAAAAGACGAACATGGGACTGTTTAGATTTCGACTGGAAAAATAACGACATTCATAATTTTGACGCACCCTCCGATATTGAGCCAGATTATGACAGTCCTAGTATACCAAATAACCCTCATACTTATGAAAGCAAATCAAACATTAGAAGTAAATCTAAAACAGACAtagaaacaacaaaaataccCAGCCAAATGAATAGGACCatcataaatttaacagaAGATGGTGCAACTATTCAATGCAGTTACGACAACAACAATTCTAGAAAAGGTCCATTTACTACAAGTCAAACGAATAGAGAGAACGAAAAGACGATTGTTGTGGAAGTTCATCACATGAACACCGTCCCATGCTCTAAGACGGTTGGTAATTTCGGTCAAACAAAAAAGGACGTTGAGACGGACGCCACCAGCATAACGAGTTCGGCTACACTATCCAGTGCCATCGCTGATGAAATACAGAGGAGGAAATTA AATAAGAAACCTGATATAGAAAAGGAAATCAAACAAGTCCCGGTTAAGAAAACGAGCATCCCAAAGGCAATAGACAATGAccaaaaaaaacatcacgacGCCCTGATGGATGAATTCAAAAAGGTCCATAGGAAAATGTTTGCAAATCTTGAAGGAAAAAGTGAAGTTAATAATAGTGAAAAACAAACAGATAATATG gaTCGCCAGTCAACGATCCCTCTTAGAAAAATCGAATCAGTGCCAGCAGAATTACTCAACAAGGATAAAGAAACGCCTGAAAAACGGGAGAAGAAGGCTCCGCCACCGCCTCCGCCG ATGCCAATAGAAAATGGACACCATAATCATAATGGAGAACTCATCACAAACAATCACATCAACGACAATATGAAAAGTCCAGAAATAATGAAAGTGCCGAATTTAAGAAAAGTTGGTTCTTTAACTCGAATACCAACAcctgattataataaatcggACAGTCCCGTACAGCTTCGAGTGAAGACCGTTAAGGAAGAGAATGCTGAAGTAGAATCTTTAGAatcatataaactaaaaaatccACTTAACATTCAACCAAAGCCGCCGTCTCATTACTTCATCAAAGCACCTAATGGAACTGCGACCATGAAGAAACATGTGCGACCAGTATCGGTTACAATAGGGGAATATGTCAACAACGTAGGTCGCAAAGAGCCGGCCAAGTTAGACTTCCTAAACGGAGACAAGATAGACGGGCATAGAGCAGCTCATGATGAACCTATCACAAGTAGACTTCAATCCGAATTGGCTCTCACATTGTCTAGATCAAATTTACGTAAAAAGACTGAAGCTTTG GGCGACGGAGGTCGTTAG